In Burkholderia pseudomultivorans, the DNA window GGCGCGGCAGCCGTGCCGTCGCGCGTCCTGACCTGCCAGCCGGGCGACAGCGCTTCGAGCGTCGCGGCGTCGCCGTCGAGCAGTGTGCCGCCGCCCTGTTCGAACAGCCGCGCATACGCTTTGACGAGCGCGGCCGGATCGACGACGCTTTTCGGGTCGCGCCAGTGCAGTGCGCCGCAAAAGCCCGGCGCGAGGCTCGGCTCCTGCGCGAGCAGCGCCGCCGCATCGAGCGGCGTGATGCCGAGCCCGTGGCGGCGCGCGGTGAGCTGCGCGTCGGCGACGCCGCGCTCGAACGCGGCCGGCGTGCGGAACGCTTCCATCCAGCCGCTTGCGCGCACGAGTTCGCCGGCGCCTGCACGTGCGATCAGCGCATCGTGCTCGACGATGCAGCGCTCGATCAGCGGCAGCATGTCGCGCGCGGCCGCCGCGTGGCGCTGCGGCGCGGACTCCCACCAGAAGCGGGCGAGCCACGGCGCGAACGCGGGCAGCGACGCACTGTGCCAGTAGAGATCGGTCGAGCGGTTCAGCGCGTAGCGCATCAGCGTGAACGGGCTGCGCGGGAACGGATACGGCTCGACCGACGAGCGCTCGATCAGCCCCGCGTTGCCGAAGCTCGTGCCTTCGCCGGGGGCGTTGCGGTCGACGAGCGCGACCTTGCGGCCGCGATCCTGAAGGTGCAGCGCGACGGACACGCCGACAATGCCCGCGCCGAGAACGATGACGTCGAAATCCATGGATCGTGGTGGTGAATGGCAGTTGGCGGGCCGGCGTGTGCAGCGCCGGCCCTTTGTTGGTGAGCCTTTGAGTTGCAAGCATACTCGCGAGCGGGCGGCTCGGGTGGAATGCGGATCGTGCCGAGTTGGGGGCGGTGGAGCGCTGGATCACATGCGCGGGTGAAAGGCGTTGGCGCACGACGAAAATGACGCGTCAAATTCGAGATAGTTCGATGTCTGTTGTAAATGCACGACATCGATGCAATGCGGACTCGTCTTATTCGAAGCGTTGAGGCGAGGAATAAGAAAAGGCGATGTGTCAATCTGATAAAACGGGGTCCGTTGTGGCGTCCGATCGGAGTTATCTCTATTTATGCGAATAAGCATGCTTTGAATCGGCTTGATTCTGTCTTGATGGATGAATGGAAGTGGTGGGTTTCAGTGTTCAGATGGGCTGCGCAATATGGATATCAAGCCGGAAAAGGTTTCAAAACGTCAAATCCGTTCGGTCGATGATGGAAGTAAAGCGACCACGTCCCCGCAAAATATAGGACAAATACAAATCATAATTTCAAGGCGCTAGGTTAAAAACGATTTAATGAAGCTGGTGTAGATATATCTGTAAATGCATCGATGAATTAGGATGCGGCGAGGATCAATCATTACGCCGCTAACCAATGAAGCATCGAGAAACTTCGGCAGCGTTGATTTCGGCGTTGGCGAGCGTTTCAGCGTTGGCGCAAGGCGTGAAGCCGTCCGAAATGACGTCCGGCCCGCAAATCCAGCGCTTTCAACAGCAGCAGCTCGAAGCCGTCAAGGAACTGAATCCGAGCCCGAACGTGCTGGCGCCCACCGGCGAAAAACCGGCGGACACCGGCATCGCGAACCTGCCGCTCGACACGCCGTGTTTTCCAATTCAGGCGGTCGCGCTGGAAGGCAATACGTCCGGTTGGCTCGCACGTTTCCTTCAACCGGTCGTGGGGCAGTGCGTCGGCAAGACCGCACTCCGGCAGATTCAGGATGCGGCCAATAACGCGCTGATCGAGCGCGGCTACGTGACGGCGCGCGTTCTGGTACCGACCCAGTCGCTGCAGGCAGGCACGCTGACGCTGCATGTCGTGCCGGGGCGCATCAGCGACGTGCGGGCGGACGGCCCCGCCATCGGCTGGCTGCGCACGGCGCTGCCGACTTCGACCGGTGCGCTGTTGAACCAGCGCGACATCGATCAGGGGCTCGAGAACCTGCGCCGCCTGCAGTCGCAGTCCGACGCCGTCGTCGACATCGCGCCGGGCGCGCATCCGGGCGACTCGGAAATCGTGCTGCATCCCGGTACCGGCAAGCGCTGGCACGCCGTCATCGGCGCGGACAACGCGGGTCTCGATTCGACCGGCAAGTACGAGTTGTCGGGCTCGCTCACGCTCGACTCGCCGCTCCATCTCTACGACCAACTGCAAATCGCCGGCACGACGAACGCGAACTTCGGCGCGTCGGACAAAGGCAACCGGTCGGTGTCCGCCAACTACAGCGTGCCGATCGGCTACGCGATGCTGACGTTGAACGCGAGCCGCTCGCGCTACAAGCAGACCGCGGCGGGCTTCGGCGAGCCGATCGAATACAGCGGCGTCCAGTCTTCGCTTCAAGCCGGCCTGTCAGGCGTGATTTACCGGAACGCACACGCGCGGACGGCGCTGCACGGCAACCTGTTCCGCAAGATCAGCCGCAACGCAATCGACGGAATGGACATACCGGTCCAGCATCGCGACATCGTCGGCTACGAAGTGGGCGCCGCGCATCGGCAATACATCGGCAACGTGGTGCTCGACGGCTCGCTCGCATGGCGCGCGTCGCTGCCGGGCTGGTCCAGTCATGCCGGCACCGTGGTGGGTGCACCGGCGTTCGACGGCAAGACGCAGGTGGTACTCGCGAGCCTGGGCGCCCAGGCGCCGTTCAGGATCGGCGGCCACGCGTTCACGTACCAGTTCGGCTGGAACATGCAGAACGCCCGCACGCCGTTGACTCCTTCGGATTACTTTACGATCGGCACGCGCTATGCGGTGCGCGGCTTCGATCAACAACTGACGCTGGCCGCCGAGAGCGGCTGGGTGGTTTCCAACGAACTCGACTGGTATGTGCCGACGCGAGTCGGCACGCAGGCGTTGTATGCCGGCGTCGATGCGGGGCGGGTGCGCGGGGCGGCCGCGCAATTCCTGATCGGCGACACGCTCGTCGGCGCCGTCGTCGGGGT includes these proteins:
- a CDS encoding NAD(P)/FAD-dependent oxidoreductase, with protein sequence MDFDVIVLGAGIVGVSVALHLQDRGRKVALVDRNAPGEGTSFGNAGLIERSSVEPYPFPRSPFTLMRYALNRSTDLYWHSASLPAFAPWLARFWWESAPQRHAAAARDMLPLIERCIVEHDALIARAGAGELVRASGWMEAFRTPAAFERGVADAQLTARRHGLGITPLDAAALLAQEPSLAPGFCGALHWRDPKSVVDPAALVKAYARLFEQGGGTLLDGDAATLEALSPGWQVRTRDGTAAAPSVVVALGPWSDTVFGKFGYRIPLREKRGYHMHYAPSARGVPSAPIVDREYGYVIAPMRRGLRLTTGVEIARRRVPPTGVQLERAERIARPVFGFGERLDPQPWLGFRPCTPDMRPVIGPAPAHRGLWFAFGHNHHGLTLGPVTGRLLAEMMTGETPFTDPAPYRADRF
- a CDS encoding ShlB/FhaC/HecB family hemolysin secretion/activation protein, translated to MKHRETSAALISALASVSALAQGVKPSEMTSGPQIQRFQQQQLEAVKELNPSPNVLAPTGEKPADTGIANLPLDTPCFPIQAVALEGNTSGWLARFLQPVVGQCVGKTALRQIQDAANNALIERGYVTARVLVPTQSLQAGTLTLHVVPGRISDVRADGPAIGWLRTALPTSTGALLNQRDIDQGLENLRRLQSQSDAVVDIAPGAHPGDSEIVLHPGTGKRWHAVIGADNAGLDSTGKYELSGSLTLDSPLHLYDQLQIAGTTNANFGASDKGNRSVSANYSVPIGYAMLTLNASRSRYKQTAAGFGEPIEYSGVQSSLQAGLSGVIYRNAHARTALHGNLFRKISRNAIDGMDIPVQHRDIVGYEVGAAHRQYIGNVVLDGSLAWRASLPGWSSHAGTVVGAPAFDGKTQVVLASLGAQAPFRIGGHAFTYQFGWNMQNARTPLTPSDYFTIGTRYAVRGFDQQLTLAAESGWVVSNELDWYVPTRVGTQALYAGVDAGRVRGAAAQFLIGDTLVGAVVGVRGSLAAKRVFGATLSYDASLGWPLSKPRGFRTDSPTLLFQASTLF